In Tamandua tetradactyla isolate mTamTet1 chromosome 7, mTamTet1.pri, whole genome shotgun sequence, the following are encoded in one genomic region:
- the M6PR gene encoding cation-dependent mannose-6-phosphate receptor — protein sequence MFPFHSCWRTGLILLIVAVRETWQTEEKTCDLVGEKGKESETELALLKRLKPLFNKSFESTVGQGPDTYVYMFRVCREAGNRTSGAGLVQINKSNGKETVVGRLNETHIFNGSNWIMLIYKGGDEYDNHCGKEQRRAVVMISCNRHTLADSFNPVSEERGKIQDCFYLFEMDSSLACSPEVSHLSVGSVLLVTFASLVAVYIIGGFLYQRLVVGAKGMEQFPHLAFWQDIGNLVADGCDFVCRSKPRNVPAAYRGVGDDQLGEESEERDDHLLPM from the exons ATGTTCCCCTTCCACAGCTGCTGGAGGACTGGACTAATACTCCTGATTGTGGCAGTGAGAGAAACCTGGCAGACAGAAGAAAAAACCTGTGACCTGGTAGGAGAAAAGGGTAAAGAGTCAGAGACAGAATTGGCTCTACTGAAGAGGCTGAAACCACTTTTTAACAAAAG cTTTGAGAGTACTGTGGGCCAGGGCCCAGACACATATGTCTACATGTTCAGGGTGTGTCGGGAAGCTGGCAACCGTACCTCTGGGGCAGGCCTGGTGCAGATCAATAAAAGTAATGGGAAGGAGACGGTGGTGGGGAGACTCAACGAGACTCACATCTTCAATGGAA GCAATTGGATCATGCTGATCTATAAAGGCGGTGATGAATATGACAATCACTGTGGCAAGGAGCAGCGCCGTGCAGTGGTGATGATCTCCTGCAATCGACATACCCTAGCG GACAGTTTTAACCCTGTATCTGAAGAACGAGGGAAAATCCAAGATTGTTTCTACCTCTTTGAGATGGATAGCAGCCTGGCCTGTTCCCCAGAGGTCTCTCACCTCAGTGTGGGTTCTGTCTTACTTGTCAC GTTTGCATCACTTGTCGCTGTTTATATCATTGGGGGGTTCCTATACCAGCGACTGGTGGTGGGAGCCAAGGGAATGGAGCAGTTTCCCCACTTAGCCTTCTGGCAGGATATTGGCAACCTAGTAGCA GATGGTTGTGACTTTGTATGCCGTTCTAAACCCCGAAATGTGCCTGCTGCATATCGTGGTGTCGGGGATGACCAGTTGGgagaagagtcagaagaaagggATGACCATTTATTACCAATGTGA